Proteins encoded in a region of the Enterococcus gilvus ATCC BAA-350 genome:
- a CDS encoding DUF6020 family protein — protein MVKKMLKIKGFKHEGVLILLLSILTAISFPYMLPVSDISIIKSSFIWILIVIPIFFWYRFSIRKVERKDFLFCVFPAILFSVFLKTGRDLSIYGELSYGFLSLLKNLVAITGIFILIYSLLISLLKFKPLKTKRYLLNRQYNFLFLFIVFLIAWLPILLIFWPGIYTYDSAMQIYQLLNNSITEHHPVIHTLLLNMIILVGKLTGSYYIGTIVQTVFQMLICLSVNAYICSRLSSFKINKLLYFSIIVYYALFPLNMLTPIYITKDTLFSTFFFLLIFKFCEYYTLEKKELSKNKAIELIIIIVLVGLFRNNAIYALLATIPFLLFIKNKKVRSNLIFIFALGSFFTLVTDQVLVVITKAQPGMQGQMYSVPLQQLARSYNNNQNSFTLNEKKELFNYVPEKNIKNYNPRISDYVKGPFTLKKSGNSTGDFIKLWCKVGIKNKKNYTDAFLMMTQGYWDPNFQFPDNYYKIPIVEVNSRESEIYGEFDKSSRFPKTRQKIINAFYKNHFYKNFSILSLLFSPGFTVWMYIILFLYSKHKNLRSSYFIYIFLSMYYGTLILGPVALVRYIYPFMLSFPIMLVFVLDRTKSQNKL, from the coding sequence ATGGTGAAAAAAATGTTAAAGATAAAGGGATTTAAGCATGAAGGAGTATTAATCCTACTATTGTCAATACTTACAGCTATTTCTTTTCCTTATATGCTTCCAGTATCAGATATTTCAATTATTAAATCTTCATTTATATGGATTCTTATAGTCATACCTATTTTTTTTTGGTATAGGTTTTCCATTAGAAAAGTAGAGAGAAAAGATTTCTTATTTTGTGTTTTTCCTGCAATACTTTTTTCTGTTTTTCTGAAGACTGGTAGAGATCTTTCTATTTATGGAGAACTTTCATATGGATTTCTAAGTTTATTAAAAAATTTGGTTGCAATCACGGGTATTTTTATTTTGATTTACTCATTATTAATTAGTCTATTAAAATTTAAGCCCCTTAAAACAAAACGGTATTTACTAAACAGACAGTATAATTTTCTTTTTCTATTTATTGTTTTTTTGATTGCATGGCTTCCTATATTATTAATTTTTTGGCCAGGTATTTATACTTATGATTCTGCGATGCAAATATATCAGCTACTAAATAATAGTATCACTGAACATCATCCAGTAATTCATACATTACTTCTTAACATGATAATTCTAGTAGGCAAATTAACTGGAAGCTATTATATTGGTACTATAGTTCAAACAGTTTTTCAAATGCTAATCTGTCTTAGCGTAAATGCATATATCTGTAGTAGACTCTCAAGTTTTAAAATAAATAAACTCTTATATTTTTCAATCATCGTTTACTATGCTTTATTCCCATTGAATATGTTAACGCCAATTTATATTACAAAGGATACTCTGTTCTCTACGTTTTTCTTCCTTTTGATTTTTAAGTTTTGTGAATACTACACATTAGAGAAGAAGGAATTGAGTAAAAATAAAGCAATTGAATTAATTATTATAATCGTCCTAGTGGGACTATTTAGGAATAATGCAATTTATGCTCTATTAGCTACAATTCCATTCTTGCTATTTATTAAAAATAAAAAAGTGCGAAGTAACTTAATTTTTATTTTTGCTTTAGGTAGCTTTTTTACTCTTGTTACTGATCAAGTGTTAGTAGTAATTACTAAAGCACAGCCTGGAATGCAAGGACAAATGTATAGTGTTCCATTACAGCAATTAGCGAGAAGTTATAATAATAATCAAAATTCTTTTACATTAAATGAAAAAAAGGAGCTTTTTAATTATGTTCCTGAAAAAAATATCAAGAATTACAACCCTAGAATATCCGATTACGTTAAAGGGCCGTTTACTTTAAAAAAATCTGGTAATTCAACTGGAGATTTTATCAAGTTATGGTGTAAAGTGGGCATAAAAAATAAAAAAAATTATACTGATGCTTTTTTGATGATGACTCAAGGTTATTGGGATCCAAATTTTCAATTTCCTGATAATTATTATAAAATTCCTATCGTAGAGGTAAACAGCAGAGAATCAGAAATATATGGGGAATTTGACAAAAGCAGTCGTTTTCCTAAAACGAGGCAAAAAATAATTAACGCGTTTTATAAAAATCATTTCTATAAAAATTTTTCCATTCTGTCATTGCTGTTTTCTCCAGGATTTACTGTTTGGATGTATATAATTTTATTCCTTTATTCTAAACATAAAAATTTAAGATCTAGCTACTTCATTTATATATTTTTATCCATGTATTACGGAACTTTGATTTTGGGTCCAGTAGCCTTAGTAAGATATATTTATCCATTTATGCTTTCATTTCCAATTATGCTTGTGTTCGTTCTTGATAGAACTAAAAGTCAAAATAAACTTTAA
- a CDS encoding glycosyltransferase family 2 protein, which produces MENKIAVLLPCYNEEMTIKKVINDFQRELPDADIYVYDNNSTDDTYLVAKEEGAIVRREPRQGKGNVIRQMFFDIEADFYLMVDGDDTYPAESCHELIKALEEKRADMVIGDRLSNGTYFSENKRAFHDFGNNLVKNSINWLYKANIKDVMTGYRGFNRLFVKSFPVMSSGFQIETEFTIHALDKRFKLVEIPIDYRDRPEGSESKLDTFSDGIKVLMTIFKMCKDYKPLFFFSMWFALFFLLGLVAGIPVISEFIRTGFIAKIPSAILATGLMTLSLLLLVTGLILDTVVTDDKKSYELNLYKIYGEKNVKDKGI; this is translated from the coding sequence ATGGAAAACAAAATAGCAGTACTGCTCCCATGTTACAATGAAGAAATGACAATAAAAAAGGTAATTAATGATTTTCAGAGAGAATTACCTGATGCGGACATTTATGTATACGATAATAATTCAACAGATGATACTTATCTAGTTGCAAAGGAGGAAGGTGCAATTGTACGGAGAGAACCTAGACAAGGTAAAGGGAATGTGATTCGTCAAATGTTCTTTGATATTGAAGCTGATTTTTATTTAATGGTGGATGGTGATGACACTTATCCTGCGGAATCATGCCATGAATTAATAAAAGCATTAGAGGAAAAACGTGCGGATATGGTTATTGGAGACAGACTCTCAAACGGGACATACTTTAGTGAAAATAAAAGAGCTTTCCATGACTTCGGAAATAACTTAGTCAAGAATTCGATAAATTGGCTTTATAAAGCAAATATAAAAGATGTTATGACAGGATATAGGGGATTTAATAGATTATTTGTAAAAAGCTTTCCCGTTATGAGTAGTGGATTTCAGATTGAAACTGAGTTTACAATCCATGCTTTAGATAAAAGATTCAAGCTAGTCGAAATACCCATAGATTATAGAGATCGTCCAGAAGGGAGCGAATCAAAGTTGGATACGTTCTCTGATGGTATAAAAGTATTGATGACTATCTTTAAAATGTGCAAAGATTATAAGCCGCTTTTCTTTTTTTCAATGTGGTTTGCTTTATTTTTTTTACTAGGATTGGTAGCAGGTATACCAGTAATTAGCGAGTTTATTCGTACGGGATTTATTGCTAAAATACCTTCTGCAATATTAGCTACAGGCCTTATGACATTGTCTTTATTATTGCTTGTAACAGGCTTAATCTTAGATACAGTTGTAACAGATGATAAGAAAAGTTATGAGTTGAATTTATACAAAATTTATGGTGAAAAAAATGTTAAAGATAAAGGGATTTAA
- a CDS encoding NAD-dependent epimerase/dehydratase family protein codes for MHNYLITGGAGFIGSTLANHLSKENSVTVVDDLSMGKEENLIKGENLTFINGSVTDGELMADILSNDTFDYIFHLAAIASVADSVERPVETHQINFESVLMLLEFVRKYQKNLKRLVFSSSAAVYGDEPTLPKKEESVIRPLTPYAVDKFAAEQYVLDYYRLYGVNTSAVRFFNVYGPNQNPESPYSGVISILVDRYKKMQLGENAPFTLFGDGSQSRDFVFVEDVVQALLLVANKEEALGKQFNVGTGDAITLNDLIEVIDEALGIELTVKHEAERDGDIRDSVADISRLNGLGYKPCFSVKEGMKKYLVSEKLV; via the coding sequence TTGCATAACTATTTAATCACAGGCGGTGCCGGATTCATCGGCTCCACATTAGCGAATCATTTATCGAAAGAAAATTCAGTTACTGTAGTTGATGATTTATCTATGGGAAAAGAGGAGAACCTAATTAAAGGGGAAAACCTTACATTCATTAATGGATCTGTAACAGATGGCGAATTAATGGCAGATATCCTCTCAAATGATACGTTTGATTACATCTTTCATTTAGCGGCGATTGCTAGCGTTGCTGATTCAGTTGAGCGCCCAGTAGAAACACACCAGATTAACTTTGAAAGTGTTCTAATGTTGTTGGAATTCGTTCGAAAATATCAAAAAAATTTGAAGCGATTGGTTTTTAGTTCTTCAGCTGCAGTATATGGCGATGAACCAACGCTGCCAAAAAAAGAAGAATCGGTCATTCGTCCCTTAACACCGTATGCAGTCGATAAGTTCGCTGCGGAGCAGTATGTTTTGGATTATTATCGTCTATATGGCGTTAATACTAGTGCAGTGCGTTTCTTTAATGTTTACGGGCCCAATCAGAATCCCGAATCTCCTTATAGCGGTGTAATCTCAATTTTGGTTGATCGCTATAAGAAAATGCAACTTGGAGAGAATGCGCCGTTCACATTATTTGGTGACGGTTCTCAATCTCGTGACTTTGTATTTGTTGAAGATGTTGTCCAAGCGTTATTACTTGTCGCAAATAAAGAGGAAGCTCTAGGCAAGCAGTTTAATGTTGGAACAGGTGACGCGATTACTTTGAATGACTTGATTGAAGTCATTGATGAGGCATTAGGAATTGAGTTGACTGTGAAACATGAAGCTGAGAGGGACGGCGACATCAGAGACTCTGTTGCTGATATTTCTAGATTGAACGGATTAGGATATAAACCGTGCTTCAGTGTAAAAGAAGGCATGAAAAAATATTTAGTATCAGAAAAATTGGTTTAA
- a CDS encoding oligosaccharide flippase family protein: protein MKNIAKNFFSNAFYQVFSIIFPLLTMPYIARILGAEKIGIYNYTYSIAIYFALVVKLGVDHYGNRSIAKVGENIEKRSILFFEIFGIQLLSGILCIILYFVYVSNFARQYQDIALLQVFLIVSYMLDINWFFYGIQQFNIVIVRNILVKLSTLIFIFLLVKNQSDLWIYTLIMNGSAIVGFLITWFQIKNYIFYKKIKLSDVAKHFKPSAILFIPIVSATIYTSFTSVFLGNLSSIKDVGFYNAGSQVLSMPKGIIAALGTVMLPQMAAIYEKKDSKDQATKYLNYSIIFALFLSIAFAFGILGISKDFIPLFYGRDFSASILVLNGLALYLPFYALGNVIRTQYLIPQSKDRPFVVSVLLGAITSIIVNLLLVKPLGLLGATVATFLSESVLAIYQIYAARKEISFKIFVSPFVVFFVSGIAMMIMLNSLPLEALSIFFRLIIKIGIGIIFYLAITLFYFRYSKNEIIQSSRKWILKRVK, encoded by the coding sequence ATGAAAAATATTGCAAAGAATTTTTTCTCAAATGCATTTTATCAAGTGTTCTCTATTATTTTCCCATTGCTAACAATGCCTTATATTGCTCGAATTCTCGGAGCAGAAAAGATTGGTATTTATAACTACACTTATTCTATTGCAATTTATTTTGCTCTAGTAGTCAAGTTAGGAGTAGACCATTATGGAAATCGATCTATAGCTAAGGTCGGAGAGAATATTGAAAAGCGAAGCATACTGTTTTTCGAAATTTTTGGGATACAATTGCTTAGTGGAATTTTATGTATAATTCTTTACTTTGTATATGTTTCCAATTTTGCTCGACAGTATCAAGATATTGCTTTACTTCAAGTATTTCTCATTGTTAGCTATATGTTAGATATAAACTGGTTTTTTTATGGAATTCAGCAATTTAATATTGTTATCGTTAGAAATATTTTGGTCAAGTTGTCAACTTTAATATTTATATTTCTTCTTGTTAAAAATCAGAGCGACCTTTGGATATATACTTTAATCATGAATGGAAGTGCGATTGTAGGCTTCTTGATTACTTGGTTTCAAATAAAAAATTATATTTTTTATAAAAAAATTAAGTTATCAGATGTAGCTAAACATTTTAAACCCTCTGCTATCTTATTCATTCCTATTGTCTCCGCAACCATATACACTAGTTTCACTTCAGTTTTCTTAGGAAATCTAAGTAGCATAAAAGACGTAGGATTTTATAATGCAGGTAGTCAAGTTTTGTCAATGCCTAAGGGAATAATAGCGGCGTTAGGAACAGTAATGCTACCTCAGATGGCAGCGATCTATGAAAAAAAGGACTCAAAAGATCAAGCTACAAAATATCTTAATTACTCTATAATTTTTGCGTTGTTTCTCTCAATAGCATTTGCTTTTGGTATTTTAGGTATTTCAAAAGACTTTATCCCATTATTTTATGGGAGAGACTTCAGTGCAAGTATATTAGTTCTTAATGGTTTGGCTTTGTATTTGCCATTCTATGCACTTGGAAATGTAATCAGGACCCAATATCTGATTCCACAATCCAAAGATAGGCCGTTTGTAGTGTCTGTTTTGCTAGGTGCCATAACCAGTATCATTGTTAACTTATTGTTAGTTAAACCTTTAGGCCTACTAGGTGCTACTGTAGCGACTTTTTTATCAGAAAGTGTGCTTGCAATTTATCAAATATATGCGGCTCGAAAAGAAATATCTTTTAAAATATTTGTCAGTCCATTTGTTGTATTTTTTGTATCAGGGATAGCAATGATGATTATGCTAAATAGTCTACCATTGGAAGCATTGTCAATATTTTTTAGACTTATAATAAAGATAGGTATAGGGATAATTTTCTATTTAGCCATAACTCTATTTTACTTTAGATATTCTAAAAATGAGATTATTCAGAGTTCAAGAAAATGGATTTTAAAAAGAGTTAAATAA
- a CDS encoding capsular polysaccharide synthesis protein, whose product MELAKLIEKIALGTIVYRPRLKYSKSLDADRRAYNAYNYLVRRYKPQYKKEEMEISNYVWICWLQGIEQSPELVRTCLHSVKENCEDKDIIFLDEKNLDNFLHLPDYIMKKWKKGIISNAQFSDIVRADLLSNYGGIWIDATVLLTGPIEKHITDADLFAFRTTFNDSQESPILISSWFLSAKKNNPVITETRRLLLDYWKDHNILVNYYLFHIFFSIVVRCYKSEWKKVPLQTNGNSHLLQFQLNEMYEENEFLHLCELTNIHKLTYKEVQYSSGTYSDFLVKSFNGLGDEE is encoded by the coding sequence ATGGAATTAGCAAAACTAATTGAGAAAATAGCTCTCGGTACAATTGTATATCGTCCCAGACTTAAATACTCTAAATCTTTGGATGCAGATAGGCGAGCTTATAATGCATATAATTATTTAGTTAGAAGATACAAGCCTCAATATAAAAAAGAAGAAATGGAAATTAGTAATTATGTTTGGATTTGTTGGTTACAAGGTATCGAACAATCACCTGAATTAGTACGTACTTGTCTTCATTCTGTTAAAGAAAATTGCGAAGACAAAGATATTATTTTTCTGGATGAAAAAAATCTAGATAATTTTCTTCATCTTCCGGATTATATTATGAAAAAGTGGAAAAAAGGGATCATTTCAAATGCACAATTTTCAGATATTGTTCGTGCGGACTTACTATCTAATTATGGAGGTATTTGGATTGATGCGACGGTCTTATTAACAGGGCCTATAGAAAAGCATATTACTGATGCGGATTTATTTGCATTCAGGACTACTTTTAATGATAGTCAAGAGAGCCCCATTTTAATATCAAGTTGGTTTTTATCAGCAAAAAAAAATAACCCAGTTATTACTGAAACAAGGAGGTTACTTTTGGATTACTGGAAAGACCACAATATTTTAGTTAATTATTATCTTTTTCATATCTTCTTTAGTATAGTTGTAAGATGTTACAAGAGCGAGTGGAAAAAAGTACCCTTGCAAACCAACGGAAATTCGCATCTTCTTCAATTTCAGTTAAATGAGATGTACGAAGAAAATGAATTTTTACATTTATGTGAACTGACTAATATTCATAAGTTAACTTATAAAGAAGTTCAATATAGCTCAGGAACATATAGTGATTTTCTTGTAAAATCGTTCAACGGTTTAGGAGATGAAGAGTAA
- a CDS encoding CDP-glycerol glycerophosphotransferase family protein, producing MELKLKLIRTVFLRIFDYSIFYLCYPIFIFFPVKKNKIVVSNFWGKSYGENPKYIVNYLLENFSNLDIVWLCKTEVIENKRTEFPSEVRLIENNSFKALLELHTAKIWIDNCRKNFHPKKRKNQFYIQTWHAGFGLKRIEHDIESSLSKRYVRIAKKDSQMCDLLVFEHSSLFRNLQYTFWYSGEFYRNGIPKNDIIVKNDLSVIEKVYSYYEIDKQKKILLYAPTFREDGSLKIQPEVLKNIKETSEAKFKNEIIILLRLHPNDVKKHAPLINELTQIDYIINANDYPDTQELLCALEILITDYSSIFGEMLVSKKKCFLYAYDYDEYMKSRGLVLDLEDLPFPVSKNSNQLIQQIRTFDEQDYFTSIERFNKRLGIFESGMASKELGDRIIMEMDN from the coding sequence TTGGAATTAAAACTGAAATTAATTAGAACAGTCTTTTTAAGGATTTTTGATTATTCAATTTTCTATTTATGCTACCCTATTTTTATCTTTTTTCCTGTCAAAAAAAATAAAATAGTTGTGTCTAATTTTTGGGGAAAATCGTATGGAGAAAATCCAAAATATATTGTTAATTATTTACTGGAAAATTTTTCTAATTTAGATATAGTTTGGTTGTGTAAGACAGAAGTTATAGAGAATAAGCGAACTGAATTTCCAAGTGAGGTCCGTTTAATTGAGAATAATTCTTTTAAAGCATTATTAGAACTGCATACTGCAAAAATTTGGATTGATAATTGTCGAAAAAATTTTCATCCTAAGAAACGAAAAAACCAATTTTATATTCAAACCTGGCACGCGGGGTTTGGATTAAAGAGAATTGAACATGATATCGAGAGTTCTCTTAGTAAAAGATATGTAAGAATAGCAAAAAAAGATTCCCAAATGTGTGATTTGTTAGTTTTTGAACATTCAAGCCTATTTAGAAATTTACAGTATACATTTTGGTATTCGGGAGAATTTTATAGAAATGGAATTCCCAAGAACGACATTATTGTAAAAAATGATCTTTCAGTGATTGAAAAAGTCTATAGCTACTATGAAATTGATAAACAGAAAAAAATTTTACTATATGCTCCTACTTTTAGAGAGGATGGCAGCCTTAAAATTCAACCAGAAGTTCTAAAAAATATAAAAGAGACATCCGAGGCTAAGTTCAAAAATGAGATTATTATTTTGTTAAGGCTTCACCCTAATGACGTTAAGAAACACGCACCCTTAATTAACGAATTGACACAAATAGATTATATAATAAACGCAAATGACTATCCGGATACTCAAGAGTTATTGTGCGCATTAGAAATTTTAATTACCGATTATTCGTCTATTTTTGGAGAGATGTTAGTTTCGAAGAAGAAGTGTTTTTTATATGCTTACGATTATGATGAGTATATGAAAAGTCGTGGATTAGTGTTAGATTTAGAAGACTTACCATTCCCCGTTTCAAAAAATAGCAATCAGCTTATTCAACAAATTAGAACTTTCGATGAGCAAGATTATTTTACTTCAATTGAAAGATTCAATAAGAGGCTTGGAATTTTTGAATCAGGTATGGCTAGTAAAGAACTTGGTGATCGAATTATTATGGAAATGGACAATTAA
- a CDS encoding O-antigen ligase family protein yields the protein MVVDTKIQSYIERFRSFYIIYFGTILILKEFGPYDFIPKILNTILVVPAGLVGVLFIAYDLFQMLKARKFTYNILLFLFLIIMGISSLINYHYGLSSNIKILLNESIYLLVIYEFSHYKDSSKRIIELFAKILIAIWFLLVTISNIMFVFQIQYSIKLPNRFHPLRLGFLENRLFGVFSDPNFASTICLVSIIFSFMFLFQKQIKGKILRIFLYVNSFFCLSFILLSGSRTGLVETLAVVFIAGFTIVNQYLVKKGKSIPLSLLLSIIFSMTVTGIFFVFLNILKQGLTLIPDFIYGLRTETTKKSINASNKEKAVNLTRNDVSDSDDLSNGRFGIWKAGFLMFKQNFLFGVGPSREGIVSYAKAFLPESYVAKTGLSLHSFIVHTLAGTGIMGFITFFSFYVTKIFAAIKSVLLDRDLYKTVYFYDILIIAAISINAVLSSEIILVNKIGAFIFWLLLGQLVHQYFPKKRPKHRFT from the coding sequence ATGGTTGTAGATACTAAGATTCAGTCATATATTGAACGATTTCGTTCATTCTATATTATTTATTTCGGGACGATTTTAATTTTGAAAGAATTTGGGCCATATGATTTCATACCCAAAATTTTAAATACAATTCTTGTTGTACCTGCTGGATTAGTTGGTGTACTTTTCATAGCATATGACTTATTTCAAATGCTTAAGGCAAGAAAATTTACATACAATATCCTCTTATTCCTATTTTTGATCATTATGGGAATCTCGAGTTTAATAAACTATCATTATGGTTTGAGTTCAAATATCAAGATTTTACTAAATGAAAGCATATATTTACTTGTAATATATGAATTTAGTCATTATAAGGATTCTTCTAAACGGATAATTGAATTGTTCGCTAAAATTCTAATTGCAATTTGGTTTTTATTAGTAACTATCTCAAATATCATGTTTGTTTTTCAGATTCAATACAGTATTAAATTACCAAATAGATTTCATCCTTTAAGACTTGGATTTTTAGAGAATAGACTTTTTGGGGTATTTTCAGACCCAAACTTTGCTTCAACAATCTGTTTAGTATCAATAATATTTTCATTTATGTTTTTATTCCAAAAACAAATAAAAGGTAAGATTCTAAGGATTTTCCTTTATGTAAATAGTTTTTTTTGCCTAAGTTTCATTTTGTTATCTGGCTCTAGAACTGGTTTAGTTGAAACATTGGCAGTTGTTTTTATTGCTGGATTTACTATAGTAAATCAATATTTAGTAAAAAAAGGGAAATCTATACCTTTAAGTTTATTGTTAAGTATTATATTTAGTATGACTGTTACAGGAATATTCTTTGTTTTTTTGAATATTTTAAAACAAGGACTGACTTTAATTCCGGATTTTATTTATGGTTTGAGAACAGAAACGACTAAGAAAAGTATTAATGCCAGCAATAAAGAAAAAGCAGTTAATTTGACTAGAAACGATGTATCAGATTCTGATGATTTATCAAATGGGCGTTTTGGGATTTGGAAAGCAGGATTTTTAATGTTTAAACAAAACTTTCTGTTTGGTGTGGGACCATCACGTGAAGGTATTGTGAGCTACGCTAAAGCATTTCTTCCTGAATCATATGTTGCTAAGACAGGGCTCTCACTTCATAGTTTTATAGTTCATACGCTTGCTGGAACAGGTATCATGGGCTTTATTACATTTTTTTCTTTCTATGTGACTAAAATTTTTGCAGCTATAAAGTCTGTTTTATTAGATAGAGATCTTTATAAGACAGTCTATTTTTATGACATTCTAATCATTGCAGCAATTAGCATCAATGCTGTTTTGTCATCAGAAATCATTTTGGTTAATAAGATTGGAGCTTTCATCTTCTGGTTATTATTGGGTCAATTGGTTCATCAATATTTTCCTAAAAAGAGGCCTAAGCATAGATTTACATAA
- a CDS encoding NAD-dependent epimerase/dehydratase family protein — MFQSNKDYTNDISIVSEDFANLNIRNKRFLIFGASGLIGRFLIDVLMYANKKYDLNNIVIGVGRNREKLVKIFSNYVFENSFSILEMDINQEISDKITCDYILQAASNTHPKLYATDPVGTITTNIIGTQNILEFARKKKVERTIFFSSVEIYGENRQDVKYFDESYMGYIDCNTLRAGYSEAKRTSEALCQAYISKHNLDIVIARISRVFGPTVDRGDSKASTQFIFNGVNNQNVILKSKGDQLFSYSYVADVASALLMLIVKGIRGEAYNIKGLNGDVTLKQFAESIASYSKTKVIFELPDELEKKGFSTATLALLDDKKIRSLGWTPKFDFNESLEKTVMILKEELF; from the coding sequence TTGTTTCAATCCAATAAAGATTACACAAATGATATTTCAATAGTCTCTGAAGATTTTGCCAATTTGAATATAAGAAATAAGCGCTTTTTAATTTTTGGTGCCTCAGGATTGATTGGTCGTTTTCTAATAGATGTGTTAATGTATGCTAATAAAAAATACGACTTAAATAATATTGTGATTGGTGTGGGGCGAAATAGAGAAAAATTAGTAAAAATTTTTTCTAACTACGTTTTTGAAAATTCTTTTAGTATTTTAGAAATGGATATTAATCAAGAAATTTCAGACAAGATAACATGTGATTATATTTTACAAGCTGCAAGTAACACACATCCTAAACTATACGCTACAGATCCAGTTGGAACTATTACTACTAATATTATTGGTACTCAAAATATTTTAGAGTTTGCTCGAAAGAAAAAAGTTGAAAGAACAATTTTCTTCTCCAGCGTTGAAATATATGGAGAAAATAGGCAAGATGTTAAATATTTTGATGAAAGTTACATGGGATATATAGACTGCAATACTTTAAGAGCTGGATACAGTGAAGCCAAAAGAACTAGCGAGGCTTTGTGTCAAGCTTATATCTCGAAACATAATCTTGATATTGTTATCGCTAGAATTAGTCGAGTATTCGGTCCTACAGTTGATAGAGGGGATTCAAAGGCCTCAACTCAATTTATTTTTAATGGTGTAAACAATCAGAATGTCATTCTTAAAAGTAAAGGTGATCAGTTATTTTCATATAGCTATGTTGCTGATGTTGCGTCTGCATTATTGATGTTGATAGTAAAAGGAATCAGGGGTGAGGCCTATAATATTAAAGGTCTTAACGGCGATGTGACTCTGAAACAATTTGCTGAAAGTATTGCGTCCTACTCGAAAACAAAGGTTATATTTGAATTACCTGATGAGTTAGAAAAAAAGGGCTTTTCGACTGCTACTTTAGCTTTATTAGATGATAAAAAAATTAGAAGTCTCGGCTGGACGCCTAAATTCGACTTTAACGAGTCTTTAGAAAAGACAGTTATGATATTGAAAGAGGAGCTTTTTTAA
- a CDS encoding IspD/TarI family cytidylyltransferase — protein sequence MITAVIIAGGVGKRMGQSIPKQFIMINNKPIIIYTLESFEHHPLVDRILVVCKSGWEDTLQGYINEFGLKKVKWIIEGGSIGQESINKGVQFLDEFSEANDTIIIHDGIRPLVDEIVLSDVIVKCQEYGNAVTSLPYNEQIFIKDTETTTTSYIDRNTIRRVSTPQAYKYETLLSSYNRAIEENIGMTDSSYTNTMMVELGETLYFAAGSDKNIKLTTTDDLELFKAYLKMND from the coding sequence ATGATAACTGCAGTGATTATTGCCGGCGGAGTTGGTAAACGAATGGGTCAATCAATACCTAAACAATTTATTATGATAAATAATAAGCCAATTATCATTTATACTTTGGAGTCTTTTGAGCATCATCCATTAGTAGATAGAATTTTAGTTGTTTGTAAATCGGGATGGGAAGATACTCTTCAAGGATATATCAATGAGTTTGGTCTAAAAAAAGTTAAATGGATAATCGAGGGTGGGAGCATCGGTCAGGAGTCTATAAATAAAGGAGTTCAATTTTTAGATGAATTTTCTGAAGCAAATGATACAATTATTATACATGATGGAATTAGACCTTTAGTAGATGAGATAGTTTTATCAGATGTAATTGTTAAATGTCAAGAGTATGGAAATGCTGTAACTTCTTTACCATATAATGAGCAGATTTTTATCAAAGATACGGAAACAACTACCACCTCGTATATCGATAGAAATACTATTAGAAGAGTCTCAACTCCACAAGCATATAAATATGAAACTTTATTGTCTTCTTATAATCGAGCTATCGAAGAAAATATAGGTATGACTGATTCTTCCTATACTAATACAATGATGGTTGAATTAGGTGAAACACTATATTTTGCTGCAGGATCTGATAAAAATATTAAATTAACCACTACTGATGATTTAGAACTCTTTAAAGCTTATCTTAAAATGAATGATTAG